A window from Thiomicrorhabdus sp. encodes these proteins:
- the ovoA gene encoding 5-histidylcysteine sulfoxide synthase: MQSQAQKQQNSTSSLPFKLTPSDFVTQNIILDKGDVAFKRAEIKRYFNQTFEGYEKLFETLVSDKAFYLRPCSLRHPLIFYFGHTATFFVNKLTIAKLLPERVNPKFESMFAIGVDEMSWDDLNDAHYAWPSVDEVRAYRKQVQAAVNEFIDTVEFSFPIDWNSPLWPVMMGIEHERIHLETSSVLIRQLPIDQVKPHDWFPICPDAGSAPENGVVKVPAGEVNIDHQDPAEYYGWDNEYGVHHAEVPEFKAAAFLVSNQEYLEFVEAGGYETSDYWSEEGNAWREFTPDKHPTFWVQKPDGDSNAWYLRCMAEEIPMPWNWPVEVNSLEAEAFCHWKAQKTGRPIRLPSEDEYLRLREHSQVLDHQSKANINLQQYASSTPVDQFRTGDFYDVVGNVWQWTQTPIYPFDGFKVHPIYDDFTTPTYDNKHNIIKGGSWISTGNEINGHSRYAFRRHFFQHAGFRYIESDAEVKTHFSTYETDDSVAQYCEFHYGEEYFGVPSFAKSYAQIAIEAAKTNADFSGRNDLKVLEVGCSVGRASFEMAHYFDSVLGLDFSARFIRIADQLKEQGHVLYTIPMEGEVMEFKEKTLAEYGLSDVAHKCEFMQQDAVNMKPIFQGYDVIVAVNLIDRLYEPAKFLREVHERLNEGGLLVLASPYTWLEEFTEKEHWLGGYKDEGTGENVMTLEGITEILGANLQLVDGPFEVPFVIRETKRKFQHSLSEFTIWKKSK, from the coding sequence ATGCAAAGTCAGGCCCAAAAACAGCAGAATTCGACCTCGTCGCTTCCCTTTAAATTAACGCCTTCCGATTTCGTAACCCAGAATATTATTTTGGATAAGGGCGATGTCGCTTTTAAGCGTGCGGAAATCAAGCGTTACTTTAACCAGACGTTTGAAGGGTATGAAAAGTTGTTTGAGACACTGGTTTCGGATAAGGCGTTTTACCTGCGTCCTTGTTCTTTGCGCCATCCGCTGATTTTCTATTTTGGTCATACCGCAACCTTCTTTGTGAATAAGTTGACCATTGCCAAATTGTTGCCTGAGCGCGTCAATCCGAAATTCGAGTCGATGTTTGCCATCGGTGTGGATGAGATGTCCTGGGATGATTTGAACGATGCACACTATGCATGGCCGAGTGTGGATGAGGTTCGCGCTTATCGCAAGCAGGTTCAGGCAGCGGTGAACGAGTTTATCGACACAGTTGAGTTTTCTTTCCCGATTGATTGGAACAGTCCTTTGTGGCCGGTGATGATGGGCATCGAGCATGAACGAATTCACTTGGAAACCTCTTCGGTGCTGATTCGCCAGCTGCCGATTGATCAGGTCAAGCCGCATGACTGGTTCCCGATTTGTCCGGATGCCGGTAGCGCGCCGGAGAACGGTGTGGTCAAGGTTCCTGCGGGCGAAGTGAATATCGATCATCAAGACCCGGCGGAATACTATGGTTGGGATAACGAATACGGCGTGCATCATGCCGAGGTGCCGGAATTTAAGGCGGCGGCATTTTTGGTTTCCAATCAGGAATACTTAGAATTTGTCGAGGCAGGTGGCTACGAAACATCTGACTATTGGAGCGAAGAGGGCAATGCCTGGCGCGAATTCACTCCGGACAAGCATCCGACTTTCTGGGTGCAAAAACCGGACGGCGATTCAAACGCGTGGTATCTGCGCTGTATGGCCGAAGAAATTCCAATGCCGTGGAACTGGCCGGTGGAGGTTAATTCATTGGAAGCGGAAGCCTTCTGTCACTGGAAAGCTCAGAAAACCGGTCGTCCGATCCGTCTGCCGAGTGAAGACGAATATCTGCGTTTGCGTGAACACTCTCAAGTTTTGGATCATCAAAGTAAGGCGAATATCAATTTACAGCAGTATGCGTCTTCAACGCCGGTCGATCAATTCCGCACCGGTGATTTTTACGATGTAGTCGGCAATGTCTGGCAATGGACGCAAACGCCGATTTATCCGTTTGACGGCTTTAAGGTGCATCCGATTTACGATGATTTCACCACGCCGACTTACGACAACAAACACAATATCATCAAAGGCGGCAGCTGGATTTCGACCGGTAACGAGATTAACGGTCATTCGCGTTATGCTTTCCGTCGCCATTTTTTCCAGCATGCCGGTTTCCGCTACATTGAATCGGATGCGGAAGTGAAAACCCATTTCTCCACTTACGAAACCGACGATTCGGTCGCGCAGTATTGCGAATTCCACTATGGCGAAGAGTATTTCGGCGTGCCGAGCTTTGCCAAAAGCTACGCGCAGATTGCCATTGAAGCTGCCAAAACGAATGCGGATTTTTCCGGTCGAAACGATCTGAAGGTTTTGGAAGTCGGTTGTTCGGTCGGTCGTGCCAGTTTTGAAATGGCGCATTATTTCGATTCGGTATTAGGATTGGATTTTTCCGCGCGCTTCATTCGCATTGCCGATCAATTGAAAGAGCAGGGTCATGTGCTTTATACCATCCCGATGGAAGGTGAAGTGATGGAGTTTAAAGAGAAAACTCTGGCCGAATACGGTTTGTCGGATGTGGCGCACAAGTGTGAATTCATGCAGCAGGATGCGGTGAATATGAAGCCGATTTTCCAAGGTTATGATGTCATCGTGGCGGTTAACCTGATCGACCGTTTATATGAACCGGCGAAGTTCCTGCGTGAAGTGCATGAACGTCTGAATGAAGGCGGTTTATTGGTTCTGGCTTCGCCTTATACCTGGTTGGAAGAGTTTACCGAGAAGGAACATTGGCTGGGCGGATATAAAGACGAGGGTACCGGTGAAAACGTGATGACTCTGGAAGGTATTACCGAAATTCTCGGTGCGAATCTGCAGTTGGTGGATGGGCCTTTCGAAGTGCCGTTTGTGATTCGTGAAACGAAGCGAAAGTTTCAGCATTCGTTATCGGAATTTACCATTTGGAAAAAGTCTAAGTAA
- the ilvC gene encoding ketol-acid reductoisomerase: MQAYYDKDCDLSIIQGKKVAVIGFGSQGHAHAANLKDSGVDVVVGLRPGSSSVKKAEGYGLKTADVPTAVAGADVVMILTPDEFQADLYKNEIEPNIKEGAALAFAHGFAIIYNQVVPRKDLDVIMIAPKAPGHTVRSEFVAGRGIPDLIAVEQDASGTARDIALSYASAVGGGRTGILETTFREECETDLFGEQAVLCGGAVDLVKMGFETLVEAGYEPEMAYFECLHELKLIVDLMFEGGIANMNYSISNNAEYGEYVTGPRVINEESREAMRQALADIQSGEYAKNFILEGQAGYPSMTAMRRLNAEHPIELVGGKLRAMMPWIQANKIIDQDKN, translated from the coding sequence ATGCAAGCTTATTACGATAAAGACTGCGATCTATCAATCATCCAAGGTAAAAAAGTCGCCGTTATCGGTTTCGGTTCACAAGGTCACGCTCACGCGGCTAACCTGAAAGACTCTGGTGTAGACGTTGTTGTTGGTCTACGTCCAGGTTCTTCTTCTGTGAAAAAAGCAGAAGGCTACGGTCTGAAAACGGCTGACGTTCCTACCGCGGTTGCTGGTGCGGATGTGGTTATGATCCTGACTCCGGATGAGTTCCAAGCTGATCTTTACAAAAACGAAATCGAACCAAACATCAAAGAAGGTGCGGCGCTTGCATTCGCACACGGTTTCGCAATCATCTACAACCAAGTTGTTCCACGTAAAGATCTGGACGTCATCATGATCGCTCCAAAAGCACCTGGTCACACTGTACGTTCTGAGTTTGTTGCCGGTCGTGGTATTCCTGACCTGATCGCGGTTGAACAAGATGCTTCCGGTACTGCACGCGACATCGCGCTATCTTATGCTTCTGCAGTAGGTGGTGGTCGTACTGGTATCCTGGAAACAACTTTCCGTGAAGAGTGTGAAACTGACCTGTTCGGTGAGCAAGCAGTTCTTTGTGGTGGTGCGGTTGACCTGGTTAAAATGGGCTTCGAAACACTTGTTGAAGCGGGTTACGAGCCAGAAATGGCCTACTTCGAATGTCTACACGAACTTAAATTGATCGTTGACCTAATGTTCGAAGGCGGTATCGCGAACATGAACTACTCAATCTCTAACAACGCTGAGTACGGTGAATACGTAACTGGTCCACGCGTAATCAACGAAGAGTCTCGCGAAGCGATGCGTCAAGCGCTAGCTGATATCCAATCTGGTGAATACGCGAAAAACTTCATCCTGGAAGGTCAAGCGGGTTACCCATCCATGACTGCAATGCGTCGCCTAAACGCTGAACACCCAATCGAATTGGTTGGTGGTAAGCTACGTGCGATGATGCCTTGGATTCAAGCGAATAAGATCATCGACCAAGACAAAAACTAA
- a CDS encoding acetolactate synthase 3 large subunit produces MEMTGAQILVHALQDEGVEHIWGYPGGAVLPIYDALDTDAKTLNHILVRHEQAAVHAADGYARSTGKPGVVLVTSGPGATNAVTGIATAYMDSIPMVCITGQVPTGLIGLDAFQEIDTVGITRPIVKHNFLVRDVKDLASTLKKAFYLATTGRPGPVVVDIPKDVQNAKSTYEYPQEVEMRSYMPVTKGHSGQIKKAVEMMLSAKRPILYTGGGVVLGDASQELTELTRKLGYPITQTLMGLGAFPASDSQSVGMLGMHGTYEANLSMHHSDVIIAIGARFDDRVTGNLEKFCPDAKIIHVDIDPASISKNVIVDIPIVGPVKQVLAEMIKVLDNSKQKKDEAALADWWKQIEEWRATKCLRYDTTGSKIKPQAAVEALWKATKGDAFVASDVGQHQMYAAQYYPFDKPRRWINSGGLGTMGFGLPAAMGAQMAHPDATVACVTGEGSIQMNIQELSTCLQYGLPVKIICLNNGFLGMVRQWQEFFYERRYSMSYMESLPDFVKLAEAYGHVGVRIEDPKTMEAELEKVFSEELKDRLVFVDIITDQQENVYPMIPAGAGLNEMILV; encoded by the coding sequence GTGGAAATGACTGGTGCCCAGATTCTTGTACATGCATTGCAGGATGAGGGCGTAGAGCATATTTGGGGGTATCCGGGTGGAGCGGTTCTGCCGATCTACGATGCCCTGGATACGGACGCTAAAACACTAAATCATATTTTAGTCCGTCATGAACAGGCTGCAGTTCACGCTGCGGACGGTTATGCGCGCTCTACAGGTAAGCCAGGCGTGGTGCTTGTAACTTCGGGTCCAGGTGCGACCAATGCCGTTACCGGTATTGCCACCGCTTACATGGATTCGATTCCGATGGTATGTATCACCGGTCAGGTGCCGACCGGTTTGATCGGTCTGGACGCTTTCCAGGAGATCGATACTGTCGGGATTACAAGACCGATCGTAAAACACAACTTCTTGGTCAGGGATGTTAAAGATCTTGCCAGCACGCTCAAAAAAGCATTCTATCTGGCAACGACCGGCCGACCAGGCCCTGTAGTCGTTGATATCCCGAAAGATGTCCAAAACGCCAAAAGCACCTATGAATATCCGCAAGAAGTTGAGATGCGATCCTATATGCCTGTTACCAAGGGCCATAGCGGACAAATCAAAAAAGCTGTGGAAATGATGCTGTCTGCGAAGCGTCCGATTTTGTACACCGGTGGCGGTGTGGTTTTAGGCGACGCTTCTCAGGAGTTGACTGAACTGACGCGTAAACTGGGATATCCGATTACCCAGACTTTGATGGGGCTTGGTGCTTTCCCGGCTTCCGATTCGCAATCGGTTGGCATGCTGGGAATGCACGGAACCTACGAAGCCAATCTGTCGATGCATCACTCCGATGTGATTATTGCCATCGGTGCGCGTTTTGACGATCGTGTAACCGGAAATCTGGAAAAGTTCTGTCCGGATGCCAAGATCATTCATGTTGATATCGACCCGGCGTCGATTTCAAAGAATGTCATTGTTGATATTCCGATTGTTGGCCCGGTAAAACAGGTGCTGGCGGAAATGATCAAAGTTCTGGATAACAGCAAGCAGAAAAAAGACGAGGCCGCGCTGGCGGATTGGTGGAAGCAGATCGAAGAGTGGCGTGCAACCAAGTGTTTGCGTTATGACACGACCGGTTCCAAAATCAAGCCGCAAGCTGCGGTTGAAGCACTGTGGAAAGCGACTAAAGGCGATGCTTTTGTTGCTTCGGATGTGGGACAGCATCAGATGTACGCTGCGCAGTATTATCCGTTCGACAAACCACGTCGCTGGATCAATTCCGGTGGTTTGGGAACCATGGGCTTCGGTCTGCCTGCGGCAATGGGCGCGCAAATGGCGCATCCGGACGCGACGGTGGCCTGTGTCACCGGCGAGGGATCAATTCAGATGAATATTCAAGAATTGTCGACCTGCCTGCAATATGGTCTGCCGGTCAAAATCATCTGCTTGAACAACGGATTCCTCGGAATGGTTCGTCAGTGGCAGGAGTTTTTCTATGAGCGTCGTTATTCGATGTCTTATATGGAATCGCTACCGGATTTCGTTAAGCTGGCGGAGGCTTACGGCCACGTCGGGGTTCGTATCGAAGACCCGAAAACAATGGAAGCCGAGTTGGAAAAAGTGTTCTCCGAAGAGCTTAAGGATCGTCTGGTGTTTGTTGACATTATTACCGATCAGCAAGAGAACGTTTATCCGATGATTCCAGCCGGTGCCGGTTTGAACGAAATGATTTTGGTATAG
- a CDS encoding sialidase family protein translates to MKKHPEIQLNFDLAPQTDAAVFLNEAVHPLQIEHNGPFVRNRQGELICVKDKTAYLSGDNGQSWQAFKLFSTDLNLSAANSCSLLCTSQGTIILSFIDSGNLHFKWRKQSNAPTRNSVLFHYIVRSEDGGRSWQKPILLQKGYAAAATTLIQLKSGALIASAQNLDYQEARHYSLTFRSEDDGKIWQASNKLDIGGRGHHAGCYEGTLAELEDRVWFCLRTNLDYFWHAYSYDDGKTWTHIQPGIEASSSPAMLKRLASGKLIMLYNTLYPKGTDHFKRISGQFSEVAASWHREELSLIYSDDDGRSWSAPLLLARCRNAWLSYPYVFETSPGIIWITTMQSELRIQLREQSLAKLPR, encoded by the coding sequence ATGAAAAAACATCCGGAAATACAACTGAATTTTGACCTTGCTCCTCAAACCGACGCGGCGGTTTTTCTGAATGAAGCGGTTCACCCGCTCCAGATCGAACACAACGGCCCGTTTGTCCGCAACCGTCAAGGTGAATTAATTTGCGTTAAGGATAAAACCGCTTATCTTTCGGGCGACAACGGCCAAAGCTGGCAGGCCTTCAAACTGTTCTCTACCGACTTGAATCTGAGCGCAGCAAATTCCTGCAGCCTGCTCTGCACATCGCAGGGAACGATTATCCTCTCGTTTATCGATAGCGGGAACCTGCATTTTAAATGGCGCAAACAAAGCAATGCGCCAACCCGAAACAGCGTCTTATTCCATTACATAGTTCGCAGCGAAGACGGTGGCCGAAGCTGGCAAAAACCGATTTTACTGCAAAAAGGTTACGCGGCGGCGGCCACGACACTGATCCAGTTAAAATCCGGCGCCCTTATCGCTTCGGCACAGAATCTGGATTATCAGGAAGCACGCCATTACAGCCTGACTTTCCGTTCGGAAGACGACGGCAAAATCTGGCAGGCAAGCAATAAACTGGATATTGGAGGACGCGGCCACCATGCAGGATGTTATGAAGGAACGCTGGCCGAACTCGAAGACCGGGTCTGGTTCTGCCTGCGAACCAATCTGGACTATTTCTGGCACGCTTATTCTTACGACGACGGAAAAACCTGGACACATATCCAGCCCGGAATCGAAGCCAGCAGCTCACCAGCGATGCTTAAACGGCTTGCCAGCGGCAAATTAATTATGCTCTACAACACCCTGTATCCGAAAGGAACCGACCATTTCAAACGCATTTCCGGTCAGTTTTCCGAAGTCGCGGCTTCCTGGCATCGCGAAGAACTTTCGCTGATCTATTCCGACGACGACGGTCGGAGCTGGAGTGCGCCACTTCTCTTGGCACGATGCCGCAATGCCTGGCTCTCCTATCCTTATGTCTTTGAAACCAGCCCCGGAATCATCTGGATCACCACCATGCAATCCGAATTGAGAATTCAACTCCGGGAACAGTCCCTGGCAAAGCTTCCGCGATAA
- the orn gene encoding oligoribonuclease, whose amino-acid sequence MKSDKNLIWIDLEMTGLNPKEHRIIEIATVVTDVDLNVIAEGPVIAVQTSQRELDKMDEWCTTHHGNSGLTERVQQSAIDMQQAEQMTLAFLKEYVPAGKSPMCGNSICQDRRFMVEQMPLLEEFFHYRNLDVSTLKELARRWAPKVYQGHNKKGAHLALDDIFESIDELRHYRHKLFREEFGH is encoded by the coding sequence ATGAAGTCTGATAAGAATTTAATTTGGATCGACCTCGAAATGACCGGCTTGAATCCGAAAGAGCATCGGATTATCGAAATTGCCACTGTCGTCACCGACGTTGATTTGAATGTGATTGCAGAAGGACCGGTGATTGCCGTGCAGACCTCGCAACGAGAGCTGGACAAGATGGATGAGTGGTGTACCACCCATCACGGTAATTCCGGGCTGACTGAACGTGTGCAGCAGAGTGCGATCGACATGCAGCAGGCCGAACAGATGACATTGGCGTTTCTGAAAGAGTATGTGCCGGCTGGAAAGTCGCCGATGTGTGGCAACTCCATCTGTCAGGATCGGCGTTTTATGGTTGAGCAGATGCCGCTATTAGAAGAATTTTTTCACTATCGCAATCTGGATGTCAGTACCTTGAAAGAGCTGGCGCGTCGCTGGGCGCCGAAGGTGTATCAGGGGCATAACAAAAAGGGGGCGCATCTCGCTCTGGACGATATTTTCGAGTCCATCGATGAATTACGCCACTACCGCCATAAGCTGTTCCGCGAGGAGTTCGGCCATTAA
- a CDS encoding PA2778 family cysteine peptidase: MSGVFYLLFLLSLVGCSSTPQTNALPEALPVTVSHRVELSDVPFFPQKAYQCGPAALATMLSYRELAVTDKELVSKVYLPQRRGSVQIEMIATARSYGMLAYPLEPNLKNIIQEVAAGNPVLVFQNLSLPFWPQWHYAVVVGYDLDEKRLILRSGDIKRHDMSMATFERTWDRAKDWAYVIMKPGTIPVTADAVKYVLANHDLEGSGFAREALQGYRAAAARWPDNSIVLMTLANSEQAVGHFTDAEKNYKREIALRPDNANAWNNLAYNLVSRKCIRQAQQAISCALRLNPADSNILQSFKEIQNLHSETHSVCEVPACPLSDE, encoded by the coding sequence GTGTCTGGCGTTTTTTATTTACTGTTCTTGCTGTCTTTGGTTGGGTGTTCAAGTACTCCGCAGACCAATGCTTTGCCGGAAGCCTTACCCGTTACCGTTTCCCACCGTGTTGAATTATCCGATGTTCCTTTTTTTCCTCAAAAGGCATATCAATGTGGCCCGGCGGCTTTGGCGACGATGCTGTCTTATCGCGAACTGGCTGTTACGGATAAAGAGTTGGTCAGTAAAGTTTATCTTCCTCAGCGTCGCGGCAGTGTGCAAATCGAGATGATTGCCACTGCCAGAAGTTATGGCATGCTGGCCTATCCGCTTGAACCGAATCTAAAAAATATTATCCAGGAGGTTGCTGCGGGCAATCCTGTACTGGTCTTTCAAAATCTATCACTGCCATTCTGGCCGCAGTGGCACTATGCGGTTGTTGTCGGCTACGATCTTGATGAAAAGCGGTTGATTTTAAGATCGGGGGATATCAAACGCCACGATATGAGCATGGCGACCTTCGAAAGAACCTGGGATAGAGCCAAAGATTGGGCTTATGTCATTATGAAACCGGGAACCATTCCAGTTACCGCTGACGCGGTCAAATATGTGTTGGCAAACCACGATCTTGAAGGTTCCGGGTTTGCCAGAGAAGCTTTACAAGGATATCGTGCGGCGGCTGCCCGCTGGCCGGATAATTCCATCGTTTTAATGACTTTGGCCAATAGTGAACAGGCTGTCGGTCATTTCACGGACGCGGAAAAAAACTATAAAAGGGAAATTGCACTTCGTCCGGATAATGCCAATGCCTGGAATAATCTGGCCTATAATCTGGTTTCCAGAAAATGTATCCGGCAGGCGCAGCAGGCAATAAGTTGTGCGTTGCGCCTGAATCCTGCGGATAGCAATATTCTGCAGAGTTTTAAAGAGATACAAAACCTCCATTCGGAAACTCATTCAGTCTGCGAAGTACCGGCTTGTCCGCTATCGGATGAATGA
- the ilvN gene encoding acetolactate synthase small subunit — translation MKHIISMLIENESGALSRVAGLFSARGYNIQTLTVAPTEDETLSRLTLVSYGTDQEIEQIVKHLNRLVDVVKVLDLTEGEHIERELMLIKVSATGDMREEYKRLADIFRADIIDVTATTYTIQLVGDSGKLDGFIDILDPGLILETVRSGTMGVLRGEKSLQV, via the coding sequence ATGAAACATATTATTTCCATGCTAATCGAAAACGAATCCGGTGCCTTATCACGTGTTGCCGGGCTTTTTTCCGCGCGCGGTTACAACATTCAAACTCTGACGGTTGCTCCGACCGAAGATGAAACTCTGTCGCGTTTGACTTTGGTTTCCTATGGAACCGATCAAGAAATCGAGCAGATCGTCAAGCACCTTAACCGTCTGGTTGACGTGGTGAAGGTTCTGGATCTGACCGAGGGCGAGCATATCGAGCGCGAATTGATGTTGATCAAAGTTTCGGCAACCGGTGACATGCGCGAAGAGTACAAACGTCTGGCGGATATCTTCCGTGCCGACATCATTGATGTGACCGCGACAACCTATACCATTCAGCTGGTTGGCGACAGCGGAAAGCTGGATGGATTCATCGATATTCTTGATCCGGGCTTGATTCTGGAAACCGTTCGCTCGGGAACCATGGGTGTCCTGCGCGGCGAAAAAAGTTTACAGGTGTAA
- a CDS encoding DUF6627 family protein, protein MKLSRRFTKLVSVLSLFAFLNGYVGYAYAGMVTNDQITAQANHDLTVQQILGALDRDDVQEQLVALGVNPDDAKARVSQMNDQELVALNQKLDELPAGSGVLEVLLLVFVVLVITDMLGATDVFPFVNNINK, encoded by the coding sequence ATGAAACTATCGCGACGTTTTACAAAACTGGTTTCCGTTCTGTCTCTGTTTGCATTTTTGAACGGCTATGTCGGTTATGCTTATGCCGGAATGGTAACAAATGATCAAATTACGGCGCAAGCCAATCACGATTTAACCGTTCAGCAGATTCTGGGCGCCTTGGATCGAGATGATGTTCAGGAGCAATTGGTTGCTCTGGGTGTTAATCCGGACGATGCGAAGGCACGCGTCAGCCAAATGAACGATCAGGAGTTGGTGGCTTTGAATCAGAAGCTGGATGAACTTCCTGCCGGTAGCGGTGTTCTGGAAGTTTTATTGTTGGTTTTTGTTGTGCTGGTCATCACCGACATGCTGGGTGCGACTGATGTTTTCCCGTTTGTGAATAACATCAATAAATAG
- a CDS encoding PatB family C-S lyase: MDLDQLDQQFDRAAFDAEKYALREALFGTEDVLPMWVADMDLPTPPFVIGAIQQRLQHPILGYTHTSDHVYQSIVDWQAQYGYEVHRKQIVFTHNVANGFFLAVQAYTLPGDAVLVQPPVYPPFLKAPELNNRRVIEAPLVLQNNRYQIDFDAFEKAIVEQQVKLFLFCHPQNPSGRVWKKDELQKLAVICLKHRVIVVSDEIHADMTFPPNTHCPMASLSLEIAQNTVTLSSPGKTFNLGGLQMGYAIIANAQLKKAYVETANSVSIHDWNLLAQIAVQAAYSEEGKLWRDNLLAHFQRNFDALESFLSVHMPKVKMMRPEASYLVWLDFREQFCTHAELKKWLIEEAKLGLNDGESFGGQSQSGSGFMRINLAVPTTIMRQALSQLQNALSVR, translated from the coding sequence ATGGACTTAGATCAACTAGACCAGCAGTTTGACCGTGCTGCTTTTGATGCCGAAAAATATGCGCTGAGAGAAGCCTTATTCGGCACCGAGGATGTATTGCCGATGTGGGTGGCGGATATGGATTTGCCGACGCCGCCGTTTGTGATTGGGGCGATTCAACAGCGTTTGCAGCATCCCATTCTGGGTTATACCCATACCTCGGATCATGTCTATCAGTCGATTGTCGACTGGCAGGCGCAATATGGCTATGAAGTGCATCGAAAGCAGATCGTTTTTACCCATAATGTCGCTAATGGTTTTTTTCTTGCAGTCCAAGCGTATACTCTGCCCGGAGACGCCGTTCTGGTGCAACCGCCGGTTTACCCGCCGTTTCTTAAAGCGCCGGAGCTGAATAACCGACGAGTCATCGAAGCGCCTTTGGTGTTGCAGAATAATCGTTATCAGATCGATTTCGATGCGTTTGAAAAGGCGATTGTCGAGCAGCAGGTCAAACTGTTTCTATTTTGTCATCCACAGAACCCTTCCGGCCGGGTCTGGAAAAAAGACGAGTTGCAGAAATTGGCAGTGATCTGTTTAAAGCATCGGGTGATTGTGGTCTCCGATGAAATTCACGCCGATATGACGTTTCCGCCAAACACGCACTGCCCGATGGCGAGCTTATCACTTGAGATTGCGCAAAATACCGTGACACTTTCTTCACCCGGAAAAACCTTTAATCTCGGCGGGTTGCAGATGGGTTATGCGATTATCGCCAATGCGCAATTGAAAAAAGCTTATGTTGAAACCGCCAATTCGGTGTCGATTCACGATTGGAACCTGCTTGCTCAGATTGCCGTTCAGGCCGCTTATTCCGAGGAAGGCAAGTTGTGGCGGGATAATTTATTGGCGCATTTTCAGCGTAACTTTGATGCCTTGGAAAGTTTTCTTTCCGTTCACATGCCGAAAGTGAAAATGATGCGGCCGGAAGCCTCTTATCTGGTTTGGCTGGATTTTAGAGAACAGTTCTGCACCCATGCAGAACTGAAAAAATGGCTGATCGAAGAGGCGAAGTTAGGCTTGAACGACGGCGAAAGTTTCGGCGGTCAAAGTCAGTCGGGAAGCGGTTTTATGCGCATCAATCTTGCCGTTCCAACGACAATTATGCGGCAGGCTTTATCCCAACTTCAGAATGCATTAAGCGTGAGATGA
- a CDS encoding NifB/NifX family molybdenum-iron cluster-binding protein — MKLAISSPNGRTISGHAGKCPGYLLYELDHCEVKSKTHCRLNSDQLLCNLQGSLSQHPEHPLSGIKLLITHEMGNALHDKLNHDGIRVLMTDLADPDEAVSKVIKILQT; from the coding sequence ATGAAACTGGCGATCAGCAGCCCAAACGGTAGAACCATTTCAGGTCATGCCGGAAAATGCCCCGGTTATTTGCTTTACGAGTTGGATCATTGCGAAGTGAAGTCCAAGACTCACTGTCGACTGAATAGCGATCAGCTTCTGTGTAATTTACAGGGAAGTCTGTCGCAACATCCCGAACATCCCCTGAGCGGTATTAAACTGCTGATTACCCATGAGATGGGAAACGCTCTACACGATAAGCTCAATCACGATGGTATTCGCGTTTTGATGACGGATCTTGCCGATCCGGACGAAGCCGTGTCCAAGGTGATTAAAATTCTGCAGACTTAA